In one Magallana gigas chromosome 9, xbMagGiga1.1, whole genome shotgun sequence genomic region, the following are encoded:
- the LOC105328223 gene encoding uncharacterized protein DDB_G0271670 codes for MTSLYGVILAVTAFISLAMANHCDVTDTLNNQWVNVDQMKNDHDPRYLSETQVSSQEDCQKACCLNDACTVVIYDAKINESSTNCVLLTCSPDQKCVFEDKDDKVAYIIDKNHDDTAQNVTTAAKTTATPLPSATDKQGSAALPAPSAVASQTATTTTTTTTVAQNARLTKAGTLASSLTNASSTVASPSSNGHKTSTTTTPSLSSTLFLTTTKSSLLNSTAQKSLTPPTDVGYVQEQNASNINVQNQTTSINVDDPNNPSNDSNTEEAAQETNLTMSKLLSEEDISRLLNITEPSIEVNNLQIKPPPTTTQPFVRLLSSSTPSSSSSSSSSSSSSSSPPSSSSSSKTPPPSLTTTTTTTSSSSSSSPQPPPSSSSSSSKTPPPSLTTTSSSSPPPQPPPLTSSSSMTTTSTIKLATTISTISTNSSGLHLMNTSTDVTNMKSNNTKQHNITEGVTKNVTNSRLDNVEEQTAPSSAVVGGLIALVCFGFFFVLAIVAIFGKKLFESWQRRHYSRIDYLVNGMYN; via the exons atgacgtcactatACGGTGTCATATTGGCCGTTACCGCCTTCATCAGCCTTGCAATGGCcaatcattgtgacgtcacagacACTCTGAATAACCAATGGGTCAACGTGGACCAAATGAAAAATGACCACGACCCAAGGTACCTGTCAGAGACTCAAGTTAGTAGCCAGGAAGACTGCCAGAAAGCGTGTTGTCTAAATG ACGCATGTACCGTGGTGATATATGATGCAAAGATAAATGAATCGAGCACGAACTGCGTCCTTTTGACATGTTCGCCGGATCAGAAATGTGTATTTGAGGATAAAGACGACAAGGTGGCTTATATCATCGATAAAAACCACGATGACACTGCACAGAATGTGACAACAGCTGCTAAAACTACCGCTACACCGTTACCCAGTGCTACAGACAAACAAGGAAGCGCTGCTTTGCCAGCACCTTCTGCTGTTGCATCACAAACAgcaacaacaacgacaacaacgacAACTGTAGCACAGAATGCAAGGCTAACAAAAGCAGGGACTTTGGCGTCATCGTTGACAAATGCGTCATCAACAGTTGCTTCGCCTTCATCAAATGGTCACaaaacatcaacaacaacaacaccttCTCTTTCGTCAACTTTATTTTTGACAACAACCAAAAGTAGTTTATTAAACTCAACAGCTCAAAAGTCGTTGACACCTCCAACAGATGTTGGTTATGTACAGGAACAAAATGCTTCTAATATCAACGTACAAAACCAAACTACTTCAATCAATGTTGATGATCCCAACAATCCAAGCAATGATTCCAATACCGAGGAGGCTGCTCAAGAAACCAATTTAACAATGTCAAAATTGCTGTCGGAGGAGGATATAAGTCGACTCTTAAATATCACAGAGCCTTCCATTGAAGTCAATAATCTCCAAATCAAACCCCCTCCAACAACAACACAACCGTTTGTTAGATTACTTTCTTCCTCAActccatcatcatcatcatcatcatcatcatcatcatcatcatcatcatcaccaccatcatcatcatcatcatcaaaaaCTCCACCACCATcactaacaacaacaacaacaacaacatcatcatcatcatcatcatcaccacaACCaccaccatcatcatcatcatcatcatcaaaaaCTCCACCACCATCACTAACAACAACATCGTCATCATCACCACCACCACAACCACCACCAttaacatcatcatcatccatGACAACGACATCAACAATAAAGCTAGCAACAACAATATCGACCATTTCGACGAATTCGTCTGGACTGCATTTAATGAATACATCCACAGATGTGACCAACATGAAATCAAACAATACAAAGCAACATAATATTACGGAAG gTGTTACGAAAAACGTTACGAACAGTCGCCTTGACAACGTAGAGGAACAGACGGCTCCATCCTCCGCCGTGGTCGGTGGACTGATAGCCTTGGTGTGTTTTGGATTCTTTTTTGTACTTGCGATTGTAGCCATTTTTGGCAAGAAATTGTTTGAATCTTGGCAACGGAGACATTATTCTCGCATTGATTATCTTGTAAATGGCATGTACAACTGA